Below is a genomic region from Echinicola rosea.
GGATCCACACAGTCCACACCATACAGAGAATCTTTTTACCATGATGTGGAAGACCAAGAACATCTATAACGAATATTTCAGCTTTAGACTCAAGCCTGAAGAACGGTTTTCAAAAGACGTTCCTGACTGGAATAAATTTGACCTCATGGCAGACAGTATGTTTGTCCGCGTGGCTTGGGGATTAGTTTATGTCGCCATATATGTACTAAGCATCAGCGTGTTTGAACTACCGGGAACACATTGGTGGATGTACTTTCTTCTTCCTATTCATTTTTTGATGGGGCCGGTACACGGTGCCATTGTGAATTGGAGCGGGCACAAGTACGGTTACGCCAACTTTGACAATAATGATCATTCTAAAAACAGCTTGCTGTTGGATGTGTTAATGCTGGGTGAATTGTTCCAAAACAACCACCACAAGCTTCCTAACCGTCCTAATTTTGCAGTAAAGTGGTATGAGTTTGACCCGACCTATCCGGTGGTAAAGCTCCTGCACCTTACCCGTATCATTAAATTGAGAACGACTTGATCTAATGCTGCTATTAGATATCTCCAAAAGGACTGCCCTACTCGAGCAGTTCTTTTTTTGTTTACAGACAACTAATCTTTTAATTAAAACTAATAAAACAGTTGTTAAACTAAATTTTTAATTGTATTTTTATACTTGCCAAAAGGAAGACCGGTTCTTATTTGCTATTTTCAAACTAAATGATTAAGTTGACAGAAAAACATAAAGAACCAAAATGAGAGAGTTAACAAGAGCTGAGGAACAAGTAATGCAAATCTTATGGGGTATCGAGAAAGGCTTCGTCAAGGATATCCTGGCCAAAATGTCATCACCCAAACCGGCCTACAACACCGTATCCACGATCATTAGGATTTTGGAGAAGAAGGGTTTTGTCAAG
It encodes:
- a CDS encoding acyl-CoA desaturase — encoded protein: MILIVFFLLHWYFSLFCQSFFLHRYAAHQMFIMNKFWEKFFYLFTWACQGSSYLSPRAYAILHRMHHAYSDTPKDPHSPHHTENLFTMMWKTKNIYNEYFSFRLKPEERFSKDVPDWNKFDLMADSMFVRVAWGLVYVAIYVLSISVFELPGTHWWMYFLLPIHFLMGPVHGAIVNWSGHKYGYANFDNNDHSKNSLLLDVLMLGELFQNNHHKLPNRPNFAVKWYEFDPTYPVVKLLHLTRIIKLRTT